A single genomic interval of uncultured Desulfobulbus sp. harbors:
- a CDS encoding AAA family ATPase, producing the protein MEEKGKKTDATAYTVAPLANVSLCASAVERAMQRPGHLPGMVCMYGPAGWGKSKAATYVSLKYRGYYIQCQETWNSRAILHYILQTMGIHPKQRVWEMAEQVCEQMAKSGRPLIVDELDKLVEKKSVELIRDIFEGSGAVILLIGEQNVYDKLKRWERFHRRVLEWVQAVPVDIEDAAHLRRLYHPEVEIGHDLLSKITEVSAGSAGRVCLNLAQVAQFASDVGLNTVSLQDWGDREFLVGGTRRRRHGA; encoded by the coding sequence ATGGAAGAAAAAGGCAAGAAAACGGATGCCACGGCGTACACGGTGGCGCCGCTGGCCAATGTCAGCCTCTGCGCCAGCGCGGTGGAACGGGCCATGCAGCGGCCCGGCCACCTGCCCGGCATGGTGTGCATGTACGGCCCGGCAGGCTGGGGCAAGTCCAAGGCTGCCACCTATGTCAGCCTCAAGTATCGGGGCTACTACATCCAGTGCCAGGAGACCTGGAACAGCCGGGCGATCCTCCACTACATCCTCCAGACCATGGGCATCCATCCCAAACAACGGGTCTGGGAGATGGCGGAACAGGTCTGCGAGCAGATGGCCAAGAGCGGCCGACCGTTGATCGTCGACGAGCTGGACAAGCTGGTGGAGAAAAAGAGCGTGGAGCTGATCCGGGATATTTTCGAGGGCTCCGGCGCGGTCATCCTCCTGATCGGTGAGCAGAACGTCTATGACAAGCTCAAGCGGTGGGAACGGTTCCACCGGAGGGTTTTGGAGTGGGTGCAGGCGGTGCCGGTGGATATCGAGGATGCCGCCCATCTGCGGCGGTTATATCACCCCGAGGTGGAAATCGGCCATGATCTGCTCTCAAAAATCACCGAGGTCAGCGCCGGATCCGCCGGTCGCGTCTGCCTCAACCTGGCCCAGGTGGCTCAGTTCGCATCCGATGTCGGCCTGAATACGGTTTCATTGCAGGACTGGGGTGACCGGGAGTTCCTGGTGGGCGGCACCAGAAGGAGGCGGCATGGCGCTTAA
- a CDS encoding Mu transposase C-terminal domain-containing protein, which translates to MKQWYKPIELAGLPGMPSAPQSVSRRARKEHWMARYRQGQGGGKEYHLSSLPAETQAALHFQYAPPPAKDKDLVIKEKTDQKLSSLKGWQREIFDARVTLFREFEKLQKLHGTNRAVDALVDLAKEQALPEHLMHCVTLANARKGQVRALSRSLVLGWQRSVRRYGIIALAPKPMEKAGIPEWAGFFIQCYQKPSNPTIPEAMEQMTKILPEGMTMPSYHQVLRFHNKRSRLEREKGRKTGAAYQALKGYWQRDTSGYRPMTIGCCDGHSYKAKVAHPVHGRPFHPEVCAIIDVATKVVTGWSAGLAESALTVAGAIRDAAMVSESKPYGGIFGIVYTDGGSGNMAGVNTDDKTGLFARIGTTFTKGRPGNPQGHGVIERPNRTMWIRSAKQLATFTGKEMDKSTKRNLYIVMQRDIEKKGTSEHLISWPQFLEFCQDTVDTYNRRPHSSLPKINDPETGRKRHMTPLECWAWHVTDGWDPRECQLTEAEVEILWLPRVERKVVRSMVQLSNNHYFNADLAHIEGQSVQVAYFPNDATKVQIYDQEGRLYCYAMFEKNRVDFFPKPMVEQAQEKRTKRREAIKQQQLDLIREECNGIIDITPGPRPKCEVLQLFPASEDRSELKDARDKLALEMNKPEPFVIPANDRDMFRLWRELDGRMRGGEVLEERAVRFYESFRNSATYRTFVEVEEQLGVRQG; encoded by the coding sequence ATGAAACAATGGTACAAGCCGATCGAACTTGCCGGGCTGCCCGGCATGCCTTCCGCGCCGCAATCGGTGAGCAGAAGAGCCCGGAAGGAACACTGGATGGCCCGTTACCGCCAGGGCCAAGGCGGCGGCAAGGAATACCATCTTTCATCCCTTCCGGCAGAGACCCAGGCCGCCCTCCATTTCCAATACGCCCCGCCTCCGGCCAAGGACAAGGATCTGGTGATCAAGGAAAAGACCGACCAGAAACTCTCAAGCCTCAAGGGCTGGCAAAGGGAGATCTTCGATGCTCGCGTCACCCTGTTCCGGGAATTTGAAAAGCTGCAGAAACTTCATGGCACCAATCGAGCCGTGGACGCCCTGGTGGATCTGGCAAAAGAGCAAGCCTTGCCAGAACACCTGATGCACTGCGTGACCCTGGCCAATGCCCGCAAGGGGCAGGTTCGCGCACTTTCCCGCTCGCTTGTTCTAGGCTGGCAACGATCTGTGCGCCGATACGGCATCATCGCCCTGGCGCCCAAACCGATGGAGAAAGCCGGGATCCCCGAATGGGCCGGCTTCTTCATCCAGTGCTACCAGAAGCCCTCCAACCCGACCATCCCCGAAGCCATGGAACAAATGACCAAGATCCTGCCCGAAGGCATGACCATGCCCTCCTATCACCAGGTGCTCCGCTTCCATAACAAACGCTCCCGGCTCGAACGGGAAAAAGGCCGCAAGACCGGCGCCGCCTATCAGGCGCTCAAGGGATACTGGCAACGGGATACCAGCGGTTACCGCCCCATGACCATCGGCTGCTGCGACGGCCACAGCTACAAGGCCAAGGTCGCCCATCCGGTGCATGGTCGCCCGTTTCATCCCGAGGTCTGCGCCATCATCGACGTGGCCACCAAGGTGGTGACCGGTTGGTCGGCCGGTTTGGCGGAATCGGCACTTACCGTTGCCGGGGCCATTCGCGATGCGGCCATGGTCAGCGAGAGCAAACCCTATGGCGGCATCTTCGGCATCGTCTACACCGACGGCGGCTCGGGCAACATGGCAGGCGTCAACACCGACGACAAAACAGGGCTCTTTGCCCGGATCGGCACCACTTTCACCAAAGGCCGTCCGGGCAATCCCCAGGGCCACGGCGTGATCGAACGGCCCAACCGGACCATGTGGATCCGCAGCGCCAAGCAACTGGCAACCTTCACCGGCAAGGAGATGGACAAAAGCACCAAGCGCAACCTCTACATCGTAATGCAGCGCGACATTGAGAAAAAAGGCACCAGCGAGCACCTGATCAGCTGGCCGCAGTTTCTCGAGTTCTGCCAGGACACGGTGGATACCTACAACCGGAGGCCCCACTCCAGCCTGCCCAAAATCAACGATCCCGAGACCGGCCGCAAACGCCACATGACTCCTCTGGAGTGCTGGGCCTGGCATGTGACCGACGGTTGGGATCCGAGGGAATGCCAGCTTACCGAGGCCGAGGTCGAAATCCTCTGGCTGCCAAGAGTTGAGCGCAAGGTGGTGCGGTCGATGGTGCAGTTGAGCAACAACCACTATTTCAACGCGGACCTGGCCCACATCGAAGGCCAAAGCGTGCAGGTGGCCTACTTCCCCAACGATGCCACCAAGGTCCAGATCTATGACCAAGAGGGTCGGCTCTATTGTTATGCCATGTTCGAGAAGAACCGGGTCGACTTCTTCCCCAAACCCATGGTGGAACAGGCCCAGGAAAAACGCACCAAGCGCCGGGAAGCAATCAAGCAGCAACAGCTCGACCTCATCCGTGAGGAATGCAATGGCATTATCGATATCACTCCTGGGCCAAGGCCCAAATGCGAGGTACTGCAACTTTTCCCCGCCAGTGAGGATCGGTCTGAGCTGAAGGATGCCAGGGACAAGCTGGCCCTGGAAATGAACAAACCGGAGCCCTTTGTCATCCCTGCAAACGATCGCGACATGTTTCGCCTGTGGCGGGAGTTGGATGGCCGGATGCGCGGGGGCGAGGTGCTGGAGGAACGGGCCGTGCGATTTTACGAGAGCTTCAGGAACTCGGCCACCTATCGGACCTTTGTCGAGGTGGAAGAGCAGCTGGGGGTTCGGCAGGGATGA
- a CDS encoding DUF2786 domain-containing protein, with product MDGKILDKIKKLLALGQSTNPHEAANAVSKAQQLMQEYQLTMQDVELTSIGEVATKMTNTSRKQPRWHVGLIHVVCSAFGVEPFVQYYLGAEPICKFIGRHEKIEVAVYFYVVLSRRIKQARRQYISTLSRRMKAANRTARADLFCEGWVHGVARNITKPAQSEKEAGLIKEYIRQRYPFVIEAKSRATNLKNKEDSLYKGYAAGMEVEVNTGVPGQERKQIG from the coding sequence ATGGACGGAAAAATATTGGATAAAATCAAGAAACTGCTGGCGCTTGGCCAAAGCACCAATCCGCACGAAGCGGCCAATGCGGTCAGCAAGGCCCAGCAGTTGATGCAGGAATACCAGTTAACCATGCAGGATGTGGAGTTGACCTCTATTGGTGAAGTCGCCACCAAAATGACCAACACCAGCAGAAAACAGCCACGCTGGCATGTCGGCCTTATCCATGTGGTCTGTTCGGCCTTTGGGGTTGAACCCTTCGTTCAATATTATCTGGGGGCGGAACCGATTTGTAAGTTTATCGGTCGACATGAGAAAATCGAGGTTGCGGTCTATTTCTATGTGGTGCTGTCGCGCAGGATCAAGCAGGCCCGGAGACAATATATCAGTACCCTTTCCAGGAGGATGAAAGCGGCAAACCGAACAGCCAGGGCCGATCTCTTCTGCGAAGGTTGGGTGCATGGCGTTGCTCGCAATATCACCAAACCGGCACAATCGGAAAAGGAAGCGGGCTTGATCAAGGAATACATCCGCCAGAGGTACCCCTTTGTTATTGAAGCAAAGAGCCGGGCCACGAACCTGAAAAACAAGGAAGACAGCCTTTATAAAGGCTATGCCGCCGGAATGGAGGTGGAGGTGAATACCGGAGTGCCCGGCCAAGAGCGCAAACAGATAGGGTAA
- a CDS encoding helix-turn-helix transcriptional regulator, with the protein MTEDEQSYLVEVGCRIAKIRGEKTQPEFAEELGISKNTLLRYEKGYSVPDLVIVRKICTLTGASLEWLVNGDQCHSCEIAATGKSSERSSCAINHLEDPFITDIKLWLNEMTSDDPGWRVWFKMEILSKIPMFKEWWEKKRGGDASKQSNAA; encoded by the coding sequence ATGACAGAAGATGAACAATCCTATCTTGTTGAAGTGGGATGTAGAATTGCTAAAATTCGCGGGGAAAAGACCCAGCCTGAATTTGCTGAAGAGCTAGGGATTAGCAAGAACACCTTGCTCCGTTATGAAAAAGGGTACTCGGTACCAGATCTGGTGATCGTTCGCAAAATTTGTACTTTGACCGGAGCGTCATTAGAGTGGCTAGTCAACGGCGACCAATGTCATTCCTGTGAAATTGCAGCCACTGGTAAATCTAGCGAAAGATCTTCATGCGCCATAAATCACCTTGAAGACCCCTTTATCACAGACATAAAGCTCTGGCTTAACGAGATGACCAGCGATGACCCTGGCTGGCGAGTGTGGTTTAAAATGGAAATTTTGAGCAAAATTCCAATGTTCAAAGAGTGGTGGGAAAAAAAACGCGGAGGTGACGCATCTAAGCAATCAAACGCAGCATAG
- a CDS encoding DUF3164 family protein: MTMQSVPEGYKCNAVGHLVPIAQIEEVDLLRDEFVLRAVQMAKAMEEDLAEFKDRIAGDMDAFLDLSAEKYGVKMGGVKGNITLTSYDGRFRMTREIAERIEFDERLQAAKVLVDQCLREWTRSSASEVRTLIEDAFQVDKKGKINTQRILGLRKFKIDNPTWKKAMAAIGDAVTVTGSCVYHRFYERDEQGRYQQISLDFAGV; encoded by the coding sequence ATGACCATGCAAAGCGTGCCGGAGGGCTACAAATGCAATGCAGTCGGCCACCTGGTTCCCATTGCCCAGATCGAGGAGGTGGACCTGCTCCGGGATGAGTTCGTTCTCCGGGCCGTGCAGATGGCCAAGGCCATGGAGGAAGATCTGGCCGAGTTTAAGGACAGGATTGCCGGTGACATGGACGCCTTTCTTGATCTGAGCGCCGAGAAGTACGGCGTGAAAATGGGTGGCGTCAAGGGTAACATTACCCTCACCAGCTATGACGGCCGCTTCCGGATGACTCGGGAGATCGCGGAACGAATCGAGTTCGACGAACGGTTGCAGGCGGCCAAGGTGTTGGTGGATCAGTGCCTGCGGGAATGGACCAGGTCCTCGGCCTCGGAAGTCCGCACCCTGATTGAGGACGCCTTCCAGGTAGACAAGAAGGGTAAGATCAATACCCAGCGCATCCTCGGGTTACGTAAGTTTAAGATCGATAACCCCACCTGGAAAAAGGCCATGGCCGCCATTGGCGATGCGGTGACCGTGACCGGATCTTGTGTGTATCACCGCTTTTATGAACGAGATGAACAGGGGCGTTATCAGCAGATAAGCCTCGATTTTGCCGGAGTTTGA
- a CDS encoding regulatory protein GemA, which produces MSPSKSALARIHIAKKDLALSDETYRDMLGFNFGVESAKELTEQQALELIELFKAKGWKPTPYKGGEGKRPRRQFIEIKPGPAAKQQRKVLALWHALGYDMNKLHSRVKKQFGADRFEWLTDHEALHILITDLEHRLKTQGTSKP; this is translated from the coding sequence ATGAGTCCGAGCAAAAGCGCATTGGCCAGGATCCATATCGCCAAGAAGGATCTGGCGCTGAGTGATGAAACCTACCGGGACATGCTGGGGTTCAACTTCGGGGTGGAGTCGGCCAAGGAGTTGACCGAACAACAGGCCCTGGAGCTGATCGAGCTGTTCAAGGCCAAGGGCTGGAAGCCTACCCCGTACAAAGGTGGAGAAGGGAAAAGACCTCGAAGGCAGTTTATCGAGATTAAGCCCGGCCCGGCTGCTAAGCAGCAGCGCAAGGTGCTGGCCCTGTGGCATGCCCTGGGCTACGACATGAACAAGCTCCACTCCAGGGTAAAGAAGCAGTTCGGTGCGGACCGATTCGAATGGCTGACCGACCATGAGGCCCTACACATCCTCATCACCGACCTGGAGCATCGGCTGAAGACGCAAGGAACAAGCAAACCGTGA
- a CDS encoding Mor transcription activator family protein — protein MNWQEEPFELPPDAWPRLEDLNGDMRRVAELIGVGNALKLAQRFDGISLRIYGWKTWRRSWRDQCIRRDYDSGRYSGTDLARKYGLQERQIWNILGKMDGRQLRLF, from the coding sequence GTGAACTGGCAGGAGGAACCGTTCGAATTACCGCCGGATGCCTGGCCCCGACTGGAAGATCTGAACGGCGACATGCGCCGGGTGGCGGAGCTGATCGGCGTGGGTAACGCCCTCAAGTTGGCACAACGGTTCGACGGCATTTCCCTGCGCATCTACGGTTGGAAGACCTGGCGGCGAAGTTGGCGGGACCAGTGTATCCGCCGGGATTATGATAGCGGCCGGTATTCTGGGACGGACCTGGCCCGGAAGTATGGCCTGCAGGAGCGGCAGATCTGGAATATTTTAGGTAAGATGGATGGGCGGCAGTTGAGGTTGTTTTAG